The DNA sequence CCCGGCAATTGAGCGGCCGACGACCAGGATCACGTCAGCGGTGTCGGCGCCCGGTACGAAGTGCTTCAAGCCGTCCAGTCGCCAGCCGCCGTCGGTCGATGTCGCCTTCGTTCTGACCAGCACGGGGTCCCAGGAACCGGTATGTTCGGCGGCTGCCAGGGTGGCGTCAATTCCACCGTCGAGTAGGCGTTGTGCCAGTGCTGCGCCATGTTCGGACTTGGTGATGGTGTCGAGCATCTGCCAGGCCAATCCGAACGAGGCGAAGAAGTTCGAGTCGCTCAGGGTGTTGCCGTAGGCCCGCATGGCGACGGCCAGGCCGGTGGCGCCGCTGTCGGCGACCAGCTGGCGCCACTGGGTTTCCAGTGGGTACTCAATGGCCGATGCCTGCGTCGCGACGTAATCGACCGCGGCATCGGCGGTCGCCGCGCGGGCGTTCGCGGACGCCCGACTCAATGCTGCCGGATCGGCGGCGGCGTGAAGGTACCTCTCCCGCAGGGGATTTCCGGTGTCGGCGATCAGCTTGGGGCCCAGGACCGTAGCGGCGAAGTGGGCACCGGTGTGCAGCGCCTCGGCATACAGGGCTGCGCCGATTGCGGGGTCACGACACGTTCGTGCACTTTCCAGGTCGACGAGGAGGGCCGCCAGGTCACGGCGCAAAGCGCGGTCGTCCCACGTCCACGTCGATCGCATCAGTGCGAACAAGTCCTCGGCATTGAGTGCCGATTCCAGCGCAGCGTCGGTGACAGCGGTGGTCTGGATGGAAGTCACGAGTCGGCCTCCTGGCTCAGGGGTGGGAAATGTGACGAAGTTGTGCGCGCCTCCACAAACATTACACCGTATAGTGAGTGTCGATGGCGTCGGCCGGTGAGGGTCGACGAAAGGAGTCATAGGAAGGTCAGCGCAATGACACAGGTTGAACTGCAATCGGACACCGCGACACAGGACCGCCCGAAGATCTGGGCGCACTCCGGCGATTCGCACTTGATGGAGCCGGAGGATATCTGGACGTCAAGACTGCCCAAGGATCTGGCCGACCGGGCGCCCCGAACCGAGCGCGGCGAAAAGTACGAGATCGCCTACGTCGACGGTAAGCAGGTCACCCGCCAGCTCAACGACTTCATGGATGCCATGCGGCCGCCGGGATTCAAGGACCTGAAGATCCGGCTGCGCGACATGGATCAAGAGGGCGTTCGCTGCCAGCTCGCTTTCCCGTCATCCGGCTTCTGGACCGTCGAGATCGAGGACCCCGAGCTGGCCCGGCCCGTCGCGCGGGCGTGGAACGAATGGGCCATCGAAGATTTCATGGGCCAGCAGAACCGCATCCTGGCCCCTGCCGTCCTGCCGCTTCCCGAGCCTGCCGATGCGGTGAAGGAACTGGAATGGGCGGCCGAGCGTGGCTTCCAGGCCGTCTTCCTGCCTACTGGAACCCCAGAAGGGCGCGATTGGGGCCTGGAGATGTGGAATCCGTTGTGGGACGCAGCGGCTGCCCACGACATGGTGCTCGCGTTCCACATCGGGACGGGAACGGCGACGGTGGTGTACCGCGGCCCCGGCGGTGCCGTGGTGAACTACATGGAGACCACCTATCCGGGGATGCGGGTGGTGTCGCAACTGGTTGCCAGCGGTGCTCTTGATCGCCATCCCGACTTGAAAATGCTTGTCGCAGAGGGTGGTGCCGGTTGGGTGCCGGCCATTGGAGATCGCATGGACGAGGCGTATCGCCAGCATGGGATGTTCGTGCGTCCGCGGTTGGATCGGCTCCCGAGCGAGATCGTCCGCAGCCAGGTCTACACCTCGTTCCAGCACGACATCAGCGCGGTGCAGGTCATCGAGGACACCAACTACTACAACGTGATGTGGGGTGATGACTACCCGCACCTGGAGGGCACCTACGGTCACACGCAGGACACCCTGCATCAGGTCTTCGACGGTGTCGACGCGCGCATCAAGGACCGGGTGTTGCGCGGCACGTTCGAGGAGCTGTTCACGGTGCCTGCCACCGAAGATCTGACCGTCGCCTGCTGACACGCGACCAAACAGCAAGGGGGACAACCCGAATGGGTCGTCCCCCTTGCTGTTTTGGCTCAGCGGTTGATCTGCTCGCGGATGTCGTCGGGTAGGACCCCGGTGGTCATGTCGTCGGACTGTCCTAGATCGGTGGGGAAGATGATCGAGGTGCGGGAGAACTGCCCGCCGTCGGCCGAAGCGATGGTCTGTCCGGACATGTACGCCGACTCGTCGGAAACCAGGAAGAGTGCAAGGTAGGCGTTGTCGCGCAGCACCGGCGGGCGGTCGAGCCGTAGTGGCATCGCGCGGTTGTCGGGATTCCAGGGCGTCATCTCTTCGTAGGACTTGCCCAGGACCTCGCTGTCCGGTGTCATGGCGAAGTTCACTGACATGCCATGGGTCGGGCAGATCGCATTGGCCCGGATGCCGTACTTGCCGAGGTCCAATGCGACGGCTCTGGTCAAGCCATTGCCGGCGGCCTTGGACGCGGCATACATCGGGAAGCCGGGATAGGCGTTCAGTGATGCGGCGGAGGTGGTCGCCAGCAGCGCGCCGCGGGCGTTGTTGGTGACCATCCACTTGGCGGCATGCTTCCAGGCCAGGTAGATACCGGTGACGTTGACCGCAAAAATGTTGTCCCAGTCCTCAAGGCTCGAGTCCACGAAGCCCTGCATGCCGAAACCGGGTTCGGGGATGCCGGCATTCGCCCACATCACGTCGATTCGGCCGTAGGCGGCGACCGTCTCGGTGACGAGTCGCTGCATGTCGGCGTCATTGCGCACATCGGCATCGACGGCGATCGCCGTGCCGCCGGCCGCGACGACCTCGTCTGCGACCGCCTTGGCTCGCCCGGGGACGATATCGCTGGTGACGACCGTCGCTCCTTCGGAGGCGAACAGCAGGGCCGATTCTCGGCCCAGTCCCGAACCCGAGCCGGTGATAGCGATGACCTTGTCCTTCAGTCGCATGTGCGACCTCCTTCTCTGGTGTCACGATGATTCACTCCGCCGGAATTATGGGTAAATCATCTTCCTGTATTGAATACCAGACGACCCGGCTGCTACTGTGCGATAAGTCACGTTACTACGTAAAAGTGTGGCCACACCAGCGACCCGACAGTGAGGTAGTGATGACTCAAGCCACCCGATTCGATCCCCGGTTCGCCCCCTTGACCCTGCAGGTCAAGGACATGGCCGAACCGCAGCCGATCTACTATCAGAAGGCTGCCGAAGTCCGCGCCGAGCGGGTCGAGGGCGTGGTGACGCTCTACCGACTCGAGGACATCGTGGCGGTCAACCGTCACCCCGCGATCCTGGGTGCCGGTGGACGGGGCGGGTCGTTCGGCCACGAGGGCAAGTTGATCCCGTTGGAGATCGATGGTGAGGGTCACCGCAAGTGGCGGCGTCTGCTCGATCCGATCTTCGCGCCGAAGAAGATCGCCTTCCTCGAAGATCAGATTCGCACCCTGGCCCGGGAACTGATCTCACAGTTCAAAGAATCCGGCCATACCGAGTTGCACGATTCGTACTGTGTGCCGTTGCCGTGCTTGACGTTTCTGCGGCTGTTCGGTGCACCGGTGGAGGATCTGGACTTCTTCGTGGAGTTCAAGGACGGCGTGATTCACCCGCAGGGCGAGACCATGGAAGAGGCCGAGGCCAACATGATGGTCTCGGCGGCGAAGATCTACGAATACTTCGCGACATTCCTGGCGCAGCGAAGGGCAGAGACGGAGCAGAAGCCGGACATCATCTCGACGTTGCTGCACTCCGAGGTGGACGGCAAGCCGTTGACCGACGAGGAATTGGTCAACATCATGTTCCTCTTCATGTTCGCCGGGCTGGATACGGTGACGTCGTCCATGTCCTGCATCTATGCCTGGCTTGCCCAACACCCCCAGGAGCGTGACCGGCTCGCTGCCGATCATTCGCTGATCCCCGCGGCCATCGAAGAACTGATGCGGTACGAATCGCCGGTCCCGGCCGGAATGCGCTATGCAGAAGAAGATATCGATCTCGGTGATGGCTTGGTGATTCGTTCAGGCGAAGCTATTCACGCGGTCTGGGCGGCGGCCAATGTCGATCCGACCGCATTCGAGGATCCCTTGACGGTGAAGCTCGATCGCGGCCGCACCAACCACATCGTGTTCGCCAGCGGCACCCATCGGTGCCTGGGCTCCCATCTGGCTCGACTGGAACTTCGCCTCGCTACCGAAGAACTGCTCGCGGCCATACCCGATCTCGAGGTCGATTCCGCTGAGCCGCTGGAATACAACAACTCGGCAGTGCGGGCCGCCCTCAAGCTGCCGGTGAAGTTCACCCCGTCAGCCTGAGTGCTCATCAGAGCGATGTCCGCTGTTGCTTGTGACAACGCACGCGCGAGCAGTTGGCCCACCGTCCTGACCGACGGCACCAACGTTGCAATGGAATGGATGTGACGACGACTCTAGGCAATCCGGGCCCGAGATCGACTGCATTGCCGGATTGGTTGTCCAGCCGGCCGGCGGATCGGCGGTTATGGCGTTCAGACCTGTTGGCAGGTCTAAAGACTCACTCAGGCCGCTTCATCTACCCACCGTTGACAGCATCGTCGCGCGATGCATCAGTTCTCATCGCCGTCCACGAAGCTCAAAGCACCGGTCTCGAAGTGGTTCTGATCAAGCGTGCGGCTGACATCGGCACGCACCGTGGCGATATCGCCTTTCCGGGCGGCAGCGTGGATCAGGGGGAGGGCCGCAGAGCGGCAGCGCTTCGAGAGGCTGAGGAAGAATGCGGTATCTCGCCCGATACGGTGACCATCGTTGCAGAGCTGAGCAACCATCCGACGATCGACGGGATGAACATCTGGCCCTATGTTGCGACGGTGAGTAGCCTGCCTAGCGCGACCCACCGCTGCATCGAGGTTCAATATGTGATCGTGAAGCCACTGTCGGAGCTCGTTGCCGACGGGGCATGGTCCCGAAGGCCCTGGGCCGGCAATCCATCAGTCGTCTTGGACTACTTCGATATCGATGGCACATCGGCCTGGGGGACCACCGGCACGTTGTTGCGCGAGCTCTTGGAGATCTGCGTGGCCGGACGGATGACACTGAGCAGCGAGGTGACCTGATGCAGGACAGCTACGACGAATTCGGCTTCTTGACTGAAATCTCCTCCGAAGTTGGGTTTGCCGGACCGCTGCCCCGTGTAACTCGGGTGAGGTGCACGATGCCGGACGGCACGTCCGTGAGCGGCATCCAGTGGGGTGAGGACCCGCAGCTGGCCTTTCTCCATGGCGGTGGCCAGAACGCTCACACGTGGGACTCCGTCATCATGGCATTGGGTGTCTCCGCGCTCGCCGTCGACCTTCCGGGACATGGACATTCGGATTGGCGCCCGGACCGCGACTACTGGCCTGTTCGCAGCGCAGACGCCGTCTCCCGAATCATCGCTGAATACGCGCCCAATGCCGCTGGAGTGGTCGGGATGTCGCTAGGTGGGCTGACAACGATCAGGCTGGCCGCGACGAACCCGGAGCTGGTTCGGCGCTCGGTCATCATCGATGTCACCCCATCGGTGTTCGCTCGGCAGGCCGAGATGACGACCGCGCAGCGCGGTACGACGGCGCTGGTTTCTGGGCCAAGAGTCTTTGAGAGCCTGGCGAATATGGTCGCCGCTGCCACAGCGAGGGCGCCGCACCGCAGCGAGGTGAGCATCCGTCGCGGGGTGCGGCACAACGCCAAGATGTCGAGCGACGGTAAGTGGACCTGGCGTTACGACGACCTTGATCCGGCGGGGGAGGGCCCACCAGATTTCTCCGGACTCTGGCTGGATCTGGACGCGGCCACCACGCCGATTGCACTTGTGGTGGGCGGGAA is a window from the Mycolicibacterium anyangense genome containing:
- a CDS encoding cytochrome P450, coding for MTQATRFDPRFAPLTLQVKDMAEPQPIYYQKAAEVRAERVEGVVTLYRLEDIVAVNRHPAILGAGGRGGSFGHEGKLIPLEIDGEGHRKWRRLLDPIFAPKKIAFLEDQIRTLARELISQFKESGHTELHDSYCVPLPCLTFLRLFGAPVEDLDFFVEFKDGVIHPQGETMEEAEANMMVSAAKIYEYFATFLAQRRAETEQKPDIISTLLHSEVDGKPLTDEELVNIMFLFMFAGLDTVTSSMSCIYAWLAQHPQERDRLAADHSLIPAAIEELMRYESPVPAGMRYAEEDIDLGDGLVIRSGEAIHAVWAAANVDPTAFEDPLTVKLDRGRTNHIVFASGTHRCLGSHLARLELRLATEELLAAIPDLEVDSAEPLEYNNSAVRAALKLPVKFTPSA
- a CDS encoding acyl-CoA dehydrogenase family protein, with product MTSIQTTAVTDAALESALNAEDLFALMRSTWTWDDRALRRDLAALLVDLESARTCRDPAIGAALYAEALHTGAHFAATVLGPKLIADTGNPLRERYLHAAADPAALSRASANARAATADAAVDYVATQASAIEYPLETQWRQLVADSGATGLAVAMRAYGNTLSDSNFFASFGLAWQMLDTITKSEHGAALAQRLLDGGIDATLAAAEHTGSWDPVLVRTKATSTDGGWRLDGLKHFVPGADTADVILVVGRSIAGPSVFAVERTAPGVAVTPHPVLDTSRPLFEVSLSNTPAVILGREGAGGRFMFDALGRATTALAGEQVGVIERAIRHLVSHSDADLTELAIAHAKAFGLWQAAIDKPTPERAAMAHIGASAAALAVCEEVAEKLGPSPEATALQHRAISGNLLFGGPAMSHERLLERLGL
- a CDS encoding NUDIX domain-containing protein; this translates as MTASSRDASVLIAVHEAQSTGLEVVLIKRAADIGTHRGDIAFPGGSVDQGEGRRAAALREAEEECGISPDTVTIVAELSNHPTIDGMNIWPYVATVSSLPSATHRCIEVQYVIVKPLSELVADGAWSRRPWAGNPSVVLDYFDIDGTSAWGTTGTLLRELLEICVAGRMTLSSEVT
- a CDS encoding alpha/beta fold hydrolase, encoding MQDSYDEFGFLTEISSEVGFAGPLPRVTRVRCTMPDGTSVSGIQWGEDPQLAFLHGGGQNAHTWDSVIMALGVSALAVDLPGHGHSDWRPDRDYWPVRSADAVSRIIAEYAPNAAGVVGMSLGGLTTIRLAATNPELVRRSVIIDVTPSVFARQAEMTTAQRGTTALVSGPRVFESLANMVAAATARAPHRSEVSIRRGVRHNAKMSSDGKWTWRYDDLDPAGEGPPDFSGLWLDLDAATTPIALVVGGNSAFVAEEDCKEFARRRPDALIVTIDGAGHSVQSDQPVALARFLRSFLFASEEGD
- a CDS encoding amidohydrolase family protein, producing MTQVELQSDTATQDRPKIWAHSGDSHLMEPEDIWTSRLPKDLADRAPRTERGEKYEIAYVDGKQVTRQLNDFMDAMRPPGFKDLKIRLRDMDQEGVRCQLAFPSSGFWTVEIEDPELARPVARAWNEWAIEDFMGQQNRILAPAVLPLPEPADAVKELEWAAERGFQAVFLPTGTPEGRDWGLEMWNPLWDAAAAHDMVLAFHIGTGTATVVYRGPGGAVVNYMETTYPGMRVVSQLVASGALDRHPDLKMLVAEGGAGWVPAIGDRMDEAYRQHGMFVRPRLDRLPSEIVRSQVYTSFQHDISAVQVIEDTNYYNVMWGDDYPHLEGTYGHTQDTLHQVFDGVDARIKDRVLRGTFEELFTVPATEDLTVAC
- a CDS encoding SDR family NAD(P)-dependent oxidoreductase, giving the protein MRLKDKVIAITGSGSGLGRESALLFASEGATVVTSDIVPGRAKAVADEVVAAGGTAIAVDADVRNDADMQRLVTETVAAYGRIDVMWANAGIPEPGFGMQGFVDSSLEDWDNIFAVNVTGIYLAWKHAAKWMVTNNARGALLATTSAASLNAYPGFPMYAASKAAGNGLTRAVALDLGKYGIRANAICPTHGMSVNFAMTPDSEVLGKSYEEMTPWNPDNRAMPLRLDRPPVLRDNAYLALFLVSDESAYMSGQTIASADGGQFSRTSIIFPTDLGQSDDMTTGVLPDDIREQINR